The following are from one region of the Lytechinus variegatus isolate NC3 chromosome 4, Lvar_3.0, whole genome shotgun sequence genome:
- the LOC121413420 gene encoding uncharacterized protein LOC121413420, translating into MAACIFFLLMLMVCHSYAQTWPSGTYGLPKPLTGCPSGWVDGRRKHDTEDTSPNNNWSDPLNLAGYQYSSSMEHEFCIKTSTSGSSGWPAGEYCIYKYGSCPSGFQEKFVYWDDEDSSNANSRSGTLPDGVYDNNTKYRFCCRNDGDTSQAISLPTGNNFYLFAIKATCQQVNGMDVTLEYFYWDNEDSSNADDESSGTNTPYPGVILGGIKLNFCYYQPASTQTWPSGTYGLPKPLTGCPAGWLDGRRKHDTEDTHPNNVWSDSLHLAGYQQSSSMEHEFCMKTSTSGSINWPAGDYCIYKKLACPSGFQEGYIYWDDEDSSNINTQSGTLPDGEYDNNTKYKFCCRDDGVVSQAITLPTTDNFYLFAVGDTCQQVAGKTVISEWFYWDNEDSSNADSQSGEHPYLGVTASGENIKLTFCYYN; encoded by the exons ATGGCTGCTTGTATCTTCTTCCTCCTGATGTTGATGGTGTGCCATTCCTACGCGCAGACCTGGCCATCTGGTACCTACGGTCTTCCTAAACCTTTGACTGGGTGTCCATCTGGCTGGGTTGACGGGCGTAGAAAGCATGATACTGAGGACACAAGTCCAAATAACAACTGGAGTGACCCTCTTAATCTGGCTGGTTatcaatatagcagcagcaTGGAGCATGAATTCTGCATCAAGACCTCTACTTCTGGTAGCTCTGGTTGGCCAGCAGGAGAGTACTGCATCTATAAATATGGATCTTGTCCATCAG GATTCCAGGAAAAATTCGTTTATTGGGATGATGAAGACAGCAGTAATGCGAATAGTAGGAGTGGCACTCTACCTGATGGCGTTTACGACAATAACACAAAGTACAGGTTCTGCTGCCGAAATGACGGTGATACCTCGCAGGCCATCTCTCTTCCAACGGGAAACAATTTCTATCTTTTCGCCATAAAGGCTACATGTCAGCAG GTTAATGGTATGGATGTTACTCTGGAGTATTTTTATTGGGATAATGAGGATTCTAGTAATGCAGACGATGAAAGTTCTGGTACCAACACTCCCTATCCAG GTGTTATACTTGGGGGAATAAAGCTGAATTTCTGCTACTACCAACCTGCAAGTACCCAGACCTGGCCATCTGGTACATACGGTCTTCCTAAACCTTTGACTGGGTGCCCAGCTGGTTGGCTTGATGGACGTAGAAAGCATGATACTGAAGACACACATCCAAATAACGTCTGGAGCGATTCTCTTCACTTGGCTGGTTATCAACAAAGCAGCAGCATGGAACATGAATTCTGCATGAAGACTTCTACTTCCGGAAGCATTAACTGGCCCGCAGGAGACTACTGCATCTACAAGAAATTGGCGTGTCCATCAG GTTTCCAGGAAGGTTACATTTACTGGGACGATGAAGATAGCAGCAATATCAATACTCAGAGTGGCACTTTGCCCGATGGGGAATACGACAATAACACAAAGTACAAGTTCTGTTGCCGAGATGACGGTGTTGTCTCACAGGCCATCACCCTCCCTACCACAGATAACTTTTATCTCTTTGCAGTGGGAGATACTTGTCAGCAG GTGGCTGGTAAGACAGTGATCTCAGAATGGTTCTACTGGGATAACGAGGATTCCTCTAATGCTGATAGCCAGTCTGGTGAACACCCATATCTTGGTGTGACTGCTAGCGGTGAAAACATCAAGCTAACCTTCTGTTACTACAACTAG